From one Rhodothermales bacterium genomic stretch:
- a CDS encoding putative Ig domain-containing protein codes for MGPRAYAQETSVEHAESDGYWAERAQAYPAFEVDPGALRVAAANELSALGEWGPVLEWPHIPVSVANLPDGRILTWASNQVDAFPVGPEYTFAAAWDPKTGAFQLVPHTSHDMFCAHQVMLEDGRVFVNGGRNTVATTSYFDFETNTWTTVQPMNNGRWYPTTVALASGEVMTAVGSGGGANPEVWNEAGGWRKLTGVDLNGPILNYTGHYEQNWWPLLHVAPDGDVFHSGPTPEMHYINAAGTGSIRPAGVTLDAWYPKHGTTIMYDEGKLLVAGGAISGGNLASTNLAVTIDINGDTPNVKNIAPMAYARKFHSGMVLPNGEVFVVGGNTSGTKFSDDGTILTPEIWNPQTEAWRPVVDMAVPRNYHSFALLLPDARVLVGGGGLCGAGCAANHQDAQIYSPGYLFAADGSLAVRPSISSAPVSVRNGATFTVTASAGVASFSFIKMSSATHAVNSDVRFLNVAHTDLGGGNYQMTAHPNQNVLTPGYWMLFALDASGVPSEAAVIQVSTEGAPDVVNPGTQVSPVGQPVSLALDATDPDGDALTFVATGLPAGLSINGAGVITGTPPEGSEGVSEVTVSVSDAVGSVTISFDWVVTSGATGTILREWWTGITGTAITALTGNGNYPDNPAGSDFLPSFFAPSDWADNYGTRMRGYIYPPVTGDYTFWIASDDNGELWLSTDENPAGAALIATVPGWSTDTEWTKFPEQQSATIALVAGQRYYIEALQKEGAGLDNLAVAWQIPGGSVEVIQGAFLSPYLGEPLVENPGAMTHVEGAAIDLAIAASDPEGAALTYAAAGLPGGLAIGASTGVIAGTIADDEAGDHTVYVTVSDGEAETVVSFVWTVLDGGVLQPGVAYDYVEGTWDFLPDFDALHAVRTGRMTNFALSPREQNDFFGFRHRGYLQIETAGDYTFYTTSDDGSRLWIDGALVVDNDGLHGAAEKSGVVNLAAGFHPIEVTFFEKGGAESLVVQYAGPSLTKQPIPDAKLYLNALSNQAPTIAGVADQSGAEGEAVALALSATDPDGDPITFSAEGLPAGVTLNASTGQIGGGLVAGSAGATMVTVTASDGEAASSTTFTWTIDAARGTWIDFTDDSSIRLDITSVPATDSEEKDVAVGDLNKDGWDDIIVVRKAPFMETVAKTDLLLMNEAGTLVDRTTTYAPGFAARPTIARDALIEDLDGDGWDDVIIANTFGDQPVYYRNLGLDAAGNWLGLADESTLRLPTLNAGAIQYCGVAAGDINGDGAPDLYFANYVMDGTTQDVLLINDGAGHFADEGADRLGDLLNAAFGVQATIIDFDKDGDNDIVKLSAEHAAQPWGDDGIFILYNEGGGQFTNWSTIPSTLAYMYAIGDFDNNGGYDVYVVDDEADYVNLSTGVTVNAGASFSQTATPWARTAGHGANLRTGDLDGDGDLDIGVADVDTSFPPCAPGAGSLRSFVILENEDQASGRFIDPYGAATKPWNVNMFDFALVDVNNDGNLDIFSAQCSGYGLFVSTQDPVEPPTEPVAIALGNLNMGIAAHDTRTGGGYVMYSEESVHTRFAATPPSSGNADHLIAVVYEAGAWKADRNKYALVPFTPRGTDRLVAAVDFGANTVTHLVGVAEPIQGIEAGYASGDLVITPEIWDGQPNEGEFGVAGTQIVIAGAGGGNQAPVLASIPDQSHVVGADVSLALSATDADGDALTFSAIGLPPGLTLDASTGSIAGSVTTVGTFDVTVTVADPQGASDGDTFTWTVDAGDPTASVTLPLGSLNLGVAAQESARGVGYIMYSSESVHTRFAANAPSAWNADHLIAVKYFDGQWQYDNNKKYYPFTPAPDDRLLVEVQFETDVVTPLAGVNTIVSGIGSGYVSGDLTVTANEWGGVFNEGEFGIGGSFVEVPGSASSKQKGAFDLFASIAGDGSGLPEVYALGAIYPNPFRTIASIEYALPEASSIQLEVYGVSGQRVRTLIDGIRVPAGYWRLEWDGRDESGRALASGVYIIRFQAGGYVKTGKVVLVK; via the coding sequence GTGGGTCCCCGCGCGTACGCGCAGGAAACATCGGTCGAGCATGCCGAAAGCGATGGATACTGGGCGGAACGCGCCCAGGCCTACCCGGCTTTTGAAGTCGATCCCGGCGCGCTCCGCGTCGCGGCGGCGAACGAGTTGAGTGCGCTCGGCGAATGGGGGCCCGTGCTCGAGTGGCCGCATATCCCGGTCTCGGTGGCCAACCTGCCCGACGGACGCATCCTCACCTGGGCCTCGAATCAGGTCGACGCCTTCCCGGTCGGCCCCGAGTACACGTTCGCGGCGGCGTGGGACCCGAAGACGGGGGCGTTTCAGCTCGTTCCGCACACGTCGCACGACATGTTCTGCGCGCACCAGGTGATGCTGGAAGACGGCCGCGTGTTCGTCAACGGCGGCCGCAACACGGTGGCCACGACCAGCTATTTCGATTTCGAGACGAACACCTGGACGACGGTCCAGCCGATGAACAATGGACGCTGGTACCCCACGACCGTGGCCCTCGCCAGCGGCGAGGTGATGACGGCGGTGGGCAGCGGCGGCGGCGCCAACCCGGAAGTCTGGAACGAAGCCGGCGGATGGCGGAAGCTCACCGGCGTGGACCTCAACGGGCCGATCCTCAACTACACCGGACACTACGAGCAGAACTGGTGGCCGCTGCTCCACGTCGCCCCGGACGGCGACGTGTTTCATTCCGGCCCGACGCCCGAGATGCACTACATCAACGCCGCCGGCACGGGCTCGATTCGCCCTGCGGGCGTCACGCTGGATGCCTGGTACCCGAAACACGGCACCACGATCATGTATGACGAGGGCAAACTTCTCGTCGCCGGCGGCGCCATCAGCGGCGGAAACCTCGCGAGCACCAACCTCGCCGTGACGATCGACATCAACGGCGACACGCCCAACGTAAAAAACATTGCTCCGATGGCCTATGCCCGCAAGTTTCACAGCGGCATGGTGCTTCCGAACGGCGAGGTGTTCGTGGTGGGCGGCAATACGTCCGGCACCAAGTTCAGCGACGACGGCACCATCCTGACGCCGGAGATCTGGAATCCCCAGACCGAAGCATGGCGCCCGGTGGTGGACATGGCCGTGCCGCGCAACTACCACTCGTTCGCGCTCCTGCTGCCGGATGCCCGCGTGCTCGTGGGCGGGGGCGGTCTTTGCGGCGCCGGCTGCGCCGCCAACCACCAGGACGCGCAGATCTATTCGCCCGGCTATCTCTTCGCCGCCGACGGCTCGCTCGCCGTCCGGCCTTCCATCTCCTCGGCGCCGGTGTCGGTGCGCAACGGCGCCACGTTCACCGTGACGGCCTCGGCCGGCGTCGCCTCGTTCAGCTTCATCAAGATGTCGAGCGCGACGCATGCCGTCAACAGCGACGTCCGGTTCCTGAACGTCGCCCACACCGACCTGGGCGGCGGCAACTACCAGATGACGGCTCATCCCAACCAGAATGTGCTCACGCCCGGCTACTGGATGCTGTTCGCGCTGGACGCGAGCGGCGTGCCTTCCGAGGCGGCCGTGATCCAGGTGAGCACCGAAGGCGCGCCCGACGTCGTGAATCCGGGTACGCAGGTTTCTCCGGTCGGGCAGCCCGTGTCGCTCGCGCTCGACGCCACTGACCCAGACGGCGATGCGCTGACCTTTGTCGCGACTGGGCTACCGGCCGGACTGTCGATCAACGGCGCCGGCGTCATCACCGGCACCCCGCCGGAAGGCAGCGAGGGCGTCAGCGAAGTCACGGTCTCGGTCAGCGACGCCGTCGGCAGCGTCACGATCTCGTTCGACTGGGTCGTCACCTCGGGCGCCACCGGTACCATCCTCCGGGAATGGTGGACGGGGATTACTGGCACCGCCATCACCGCGCTCACCGGCAACGGCAACTATCCCGACAATCCCGCCGGCAGCGACTTCCTGCCCAGCTTCTTCGCCCCGTCCGACTGGGCCGACAACTACGGCACCCGGATGCGCGGCTACATCTACCCGCCCGTCACCGGAGACTATACCTTCTGGATCGCGTCCGACGACAACGGCGAACTCTGGCTCAGCACCGACGAGAACCCCGCCGGCGCGGCGCTGATCGCCACCGTTCCGGGATGGTCGACGGATACGGAGTGGACCAAATTCCCCGAACAGCAATCCGCGACGATCGCGCTCGTGGCCGGCCAGCGGTATTACATCGAGGCGTTGCAGAAAGAAGGCGCCGGGCTCGACAACCTGGCCGTCGCGTGGCAAATCCCGGGCGGCTCGGTCGAGGTCATCCAGGGCGCCTTTCTGTCGCCGTACCTCGGCGAACCGCTGGTCGAAAACCCCGGCGCGATGACGCATGTCGAAGGCGCCGCGATCGACCTGGCCATCGCGGCGTCGGACCCCGAGGGCGCGGCGCTGACGTATGCCGCCGCCGGCCTCCCCGGCGGCCTCGCGATCGGCGCGTCGACGGGCGTCATCGCCGGCACCATCGCGGACGATGAGGCGGGCGATCATACCGTGTACGTGACCGTCAGCGACGGCGAGGCCGAGACGGTCGTATCGTTCGTCTGGACGGTGCTCGACGGCGGCGTGCTGCAGCCGGGCGTCGCGTATGACTATGTGGAAGGGACCTGGGATTTCCTGCCGGACTTCGACGCGCTCCATGCGGTGCGCACCGGCCGGATGACCAATTTTGCGCTGTCGCCCAGGGAGCAGAACGACTTCTTCGGCTTCCGGCACCGGGGGTACCTGCAGATCGAGACGGCCGGCGATTACACCTTCTATACGACGTCGGACGACGGCAGCCGCCTCTGGATCGACGGTGCGCTCGTGGTGGATAACGACGGCCTGCACGGGGCCGCCGAGAAGTCGGGCGTCGTCAACCTGGCCGCCGGCTTCCACCCCATCGAGGTCACATTCTTCGAGAAAGGCGGGGCGGAGAGCCTCGTGGTCCAGTACGCCGGCCCGTCCCTGACGAAACAGCCGATTCCCGATGCGAAGCTGTACCTGAACGCCCTCTCGAATCAGGCGCCGACGATCGCCGGCGTGGCGGACCAGTCGGGCGCCGAGGGCGAGGCGGTTGCGCTGGCGCTGAGCGCCACGGACCCTGACGGCGACCCCATCACGTTCAGCGCCGAAGGGTTGCCGGCCGGCGTCACGCTCAATGCGAGCACCGGCCAGATCGGGGGCGGACTCGTGGCCGGTTCGGCCGGCGCGACGATGGTGACCGTCACCGCCTCCGATGGTGAAGCCGCTTCGTCCACCACCTTCACCTGGACGATCGACGCCGCCCGCGGCACGTGGATCGACTTTACCGACGACTCGTCCATCCGGCTCGACATCACGTCGGTGCCGGCGACGGACAGCGAAGAGAAGGACGTGGCGGTGGGCGACCTGAACAAGGACGGCTGGGACGATATCATCGTCGTCCGCAAGGCGCCGTTCATGGAGACCGTCGCCAAAACCGATCTCCTGCTCATGAATGAGGCCGGCACGCTCGTCGACCGCACGACCACCTACGCCCCGGGCTTTGCCGCCCGCCCGACGATCGCCCGCGACGCGCTCATCGAGGACCTCGACGGCGACGGGTGGGATGACGTGATCATCGCCAACACCTTCGGCGATCAGCCGGTGTACTACCGCAACCTCGGGCTCGACGCGGCGGGGAACTGGCTCGGCCTGGCGGATGAGTCCACCCTCCGGCTCCCGACGCTCAACGCCGGCGCCATCCAGTACTGCGGCGTCGCCGCCGGCGACATCAACGGCGACGGCGCGCCCGATCTCTATTTCGCCAACTACGTCATGGACGGCACGACGCAGGACGTCCTGCTGATCAACGACGGCGCCGGCCACTTCGCGGATGAAGGGGCCGACCGCCTCGGCGACCTGCTCAACGCGGCCTTCGGGGTGCAGGCGACCATCATCGACTTCGACAAGGACGGCGACAACGACATCGTGAAGCTGTCCGCCGAACACGCCGCCCAGCCGTGGGGCGACGACGGCATCTTCATCCTCTACAACGAGGGCGGCGGGCAGTTCACCAACTGGTCCACCATCCCGTCGACCCTCGCCTACATGTACGCCATCGGCGATTTCGACAACAACGGCGGCTATGACGTCTATGTCGTCGATGACGAAGCCGACTATGTGAACCTGTCGACCGGCGTCACGGTCAATGCCGGCGCGAGCTTCAGCCAGACGGCGACGCCGTGGGCGCGTACCGCCGGCCATGGCGCGAACCTGCGCACCGGCGACCTCGACGGGGACGGAGACCTCGACATCGGCGTCGCGGACGTGGATACCTCGTTCCCCCCGTGCGCGCCAGGAGCGGGCAGCCTCCGTTCGTTTGTTATCCTGGAAAATGAGGATCAGGCCAGCGGCCGGTTCATCGACCCGTACGGCGCGGCGACGAAGCCCTGGAACGTGAATATGTTCGATTTCGCGCTGGTCGACGTGAACAACGACGGAAACCTCGACATCTTCTCGGCGCAGTGCAGCGGCTACGGGCTCTTCGTGAGCACGCAGGATCCGGTGGAGCCGCCCACCGAGCCGGTCGCGATCGCCCTGGGCAACCTGAACATGGGCATCGCCGCGCACGACACGCGCACCGGCGGGGGCTATGTGATGTATTCCGAGGAAAGCGTCCACACCCGGTTCGCGGCCACGCCGCCGAGCAGCGGCAACGCCGACCACCTGATCGCCGTCGTCTACGAAGCCGGCGCGTGGAAGGCCGACCGCAACAAGTACGCGCTGGTGCCCTTTACCCCGCGGGGCACGGATCGCCTCGTGGCGGCGGTGGATTTTGGCGCGAACACGGTGACGCACCTCGTGGGCGTCGCCGAGCCGATCCAGGGTATCGAGGCCGGCTATGCGAGCGGCGACCTCGTCATCACGCCCGAGATATGGGATGGACAGCCCAACGAGGGTGAGTTCGGCGTGGCGGGCACCCAGATTGTGATCGCCGGCGCGGGCGGCGGCAACCAGGCGCCGGTGCTGGCGTCGATCCCCGACCAGTCGCACGTCGTCGGCGCCGATGTCAGCCTCGCCCTGTCGGCGACGGATGCGGATGGCGATGCCCTGACGTTCAGCGCCATCGGGTTGCCCCCGGGGCTGACGCTTGACGCGTCGACAGGTTCGATCGCCGGGAGTGTGACGACGGTGGGCACCTTCGACGTGACGGTGACGGTCGCCGACCCGCAGGGCGCCTCGGACGGGGATACGTTTACCTGGACGGTGGACGCCGGCGACCCGACGGCCTCGGTCACTCTCCCGCTCGGCTCGCTCAATCTGGGCGTCGCCGCGCAGGAATCGGCCCGGGGCGTGGGCTACATCATGTATTCGAGCGAGAGCGTGCATACCCGGTTCGCCGCCAACGCGCCCAGCGCCTGGAACGCCGATCACCTCATCGCCGTGAAGTACTTCGACGGGCAGTGGCAGTACGACAACAACAAGAAATACTACCCCTTCACGCCGGCGCCCGACGACCGGCTGCTGGTGGAGGTGCAGTTCGAGACCGATGTCGTTACGCCGCTCGCCGGCGTGAACACCATCGTGAGCGGCATCGGCAGCGGGTACGTTTCGGGCGACCTCACCGTGACGGCCAACGAGTGGGGCGGCGTGTTCAACGAGGGCGAGTTCGGGATCGGCGGGTCGTTCGTGGAAGTGCCGGGGTCGGCCTCGAGCAAGCAGAAGGGCGCGTTCGATCTCTTCGCCTCGATCGCGGGCGATGGCAGCGGTCTGCCGGAAGTCTACGCGCTGGGCGCCATCTACCCGAACCCGTTCCGGACGATCGCCTCGATCGAATACGCCCTGCCCGAGGCGTCCTCGATCCAGCTGGAGGTGTACGGCGTGTCGGGGCAGCGCGTCCGAACCCTGATCGACGGCATCCGGGTGCCGGCGGGATACTGGCGCCTGGAATGGGATGGCCGCGATGAAAGCGGCCGCGCCCTGGCCTCCGGCGTCTACATCATCCGCTTCCAGGCCGGCGGCTACGTGAAGACCGGGAAGGTGGTGCTGGTTAAGTAG
- a CDS encoding SUMF1/EgtB/PvdO family nonheme iron enzyme yields the protein MMRIATTLALAMLLAGCATLRHRKPSMPLDFVRIPAGEFRMGDIFEGENEDAIPVHTVAVDAFELARVETTYAQYDAFAAATDRPLPDDAGYGRGLRAVVNVSWYDARDFCAYYGYRLPTEAEWEYAARGGGLPRRFAGADSVDGVGRWLKNSVMHSFPAGSKMPNELGLLDMSGNVYEWIGAYYEAYPDSGQSPVFKDLDQFAMRILRGGSFKSEARLTQTFWRSGTLADVTSDNIGFRCAR from the coding sequence ATGATGCGAATCGCAACGACGCTGGCGCTCGCCATGCTGCTCGCCGGCTGCGCCACCCTGCGGCACAGGAAGCCGTCGATGCCTCTCGATTTCGTGCGCATTCCCGCCGGCGAATTCCGGATGGGCGATATCTTCGAGGGAGAGAACGAGGACGCCATCCCGGTGCATACCGTGGCTGTCGACGCCTTCGAGCTGGCACGGGTGGAGACGACCTACGCGCAGTACGACGCGTTCGCAGCGGCCACGGATCGGCCGCTGCCTGACGACGCCGGCTACGGCCGGGGCCTCCGCGCCGTGGTGAATGTGTCGTGGTACGATGCGCGCGATTTCTGCGCCTACTACGGCTACCGATTGCCCACGGAAGCCGAGTGGGAATACGCGGCCCGCGGCGGCGGCCTGCCCCGGCGCTTCGCCGGCGCGGACAGCGTCGACGGCGTCGGCCGGTGGCTCAAGAATAGCGTGATGCATTCGTTTCCCGCCGGCTCCAAGATGCCCAACGAACTCGGCCTGCTCGACATGAGCGGCAATGTGTACGAATGGATCGGCGCCTACTACGAGGCGTACCCCGACTCCGGCCAATCGCCCGTTTTCAAGGACCTCGACCAGTTCGCCATGCGCATCCTCCGGGGGGGCAGCTTCAAGTCGGAAGCCCGGCTCACCCAGACGTTCTGGCGGTCGGGCACCCTGGCCGATGTGACGTCCGACAACATTGGTTTTCGCTGCGCCCGCTGA
- a CDS encoding heavy metal translocating P-type ATPase, giving the protein MSHRRLEIVLTVAAFLTMIAGLVGDWQGAHPRFVLSMYVIAYIAGGYMGLTSAIEGLREFTIDIDLLMVLAALGAALVGAPFEGAMLLFLFSLSNTLQHFAIDRSRNAIQELMKLNPQQARVQREGAWVQVDAEAVRIGELVQVRPGDLVPLDGEVVAGESRVDQSSLTGESVPIPKKAGDPVFGGTFNENGALDIRVTRRAADSTIARLIQLVEVAQSEKAETQRFIDTAEQYYAIGVILFTGLAIAVPYFLLGEAFDPAFYRAMTLMVAASPCALVISTPATILSAIGNGARRGVLFKGGVYIEQGADIKAIAFDKTGTLTIGRRTVTDIELLPGTNGAWQGGEDELLAMAAALQSRSEHSLANATVDAARQRQLAVADAETFEAVAGLGVRGRVDGRSVRIGNARFFPNAGGDERAAALTALARLEAEGKTSVLVSAGQDEASERLVGVIAFADALRPEAANAVKALKRLGIAHIAMITGDNQAVAEAIGREAGVDAVYASQLPEEKMQVLDRLHETYGAVAMVGDGVNDAPALAKASMGIAMGAIGTDVALETADVVLMGDDLMLLPYLVELSRKARQTLYVNLGFALFMIIVMIISILTIELPLPLAVIGHEGSTVLVSLNGLRLLAFKGSRFEV; this is encoded by the coding sequence ATGTCCCATCGCAGACTCGAAATCGTCCTCACGGTTGCCGCCTTCCTCACGATGATCGCCGGCCTCGTGGGCGACTGGCAGGGCGCCCATCCTCGCTTCGTCCTCTCGATGTACGTCATCGCGTACATCGCCGGCGGATACATGGGGTTGACGAGTGCGATCGAAGGGCTGCGGGAATTCACCATCGACATCGATCTGCTCATGGTGCTGGCCGCCCTCGGGGCCGCCCTCGTGGGCGCGCCGTTCGAGGGGGCCATGCTGCTCTTCCTCTTCTCCCTCTCGAACACCCTACAGCATTTTGCTATCGACCGCAGCCGCAACGCCATCCAGGAGCTGATGAAGCTCAACCCGCAGCAGGCCCGGGTGCAGCGCGAGGGCGCCTGGGTGCAGGTGGATGCGGAAGCGGTGCGCATTGGCGAGCTGGTGCAGGTGCGCCCCGGCGACCTGGTGCCGCTGGACGGCGAGGTGGTGGCCGGCGAGAGCCGGGTGGACCAGTCGTCGCTCACGGGTGAATCGGTCCCCATCCCCAAAAAAGCCGGCGACCCGGTGTTCGGCGGCACGTTCAACGAAAACGGCGCGCTCGACATCCGGGTCACGCGGCGGGCGGCCGACTCGACCATCGCCCGGCTCATCCAGCTGGTGGAAGTGGCCCAGAGCGAAAAAGCGGAAACGCAGCGCTTTATCGATACGGCCGAGCAGTATTACGCGATCGGCGTCATCCTCTTTACAGGCCTCGCGATCGCCGTCCCGTATTTCCTCCTGGGCGAGGCGTTCGACCCGGCCTTTTACCGCGCCATGACGCTCATGGTCGCGGCCTCGCCGTGCGCCCTCGTCATCAGCACCCCTGCTACCATCCTCTCGGCCATCGGCAACGGCGCGCGTCGTGGCGTGCTGTTCAAGGGGGGCGTGTACATCGAACAGGGAGCCGACATCAAGGCGATCGCCTTCGACAAGACCGGGACGCTCACCATCGGCCGGCGTACCGTGACGGATATCGAGCTGCTTCCTGGCACGAACGGCGCCTGGCAGGGCGGCGAGGACGAGTTGCTGGCCATGGCCGCCGCGCTCCAGTCCCGCTCCGAACACTCTCTGGCCAATGCGACCGTCGATGCCGCGCGACAGCGCCAGCTGGCCGTGGCGGACGCGGAGACCTTCGAAGCCGTGGCCGGCCTGGGGGTGCGCGGTCGCGTCGACGGACGATCGGTCCGCATCGGCAACGCCCGCTTTTTCCCGAACGCCGGCGGCGACGAACGGGCCGCCGCCCTGACCGCGCTCGCCCGGCTCGAAGCCGAAGGGAAAACGAGCGTGCTCGTATCCGCCGGGCAGGATGAAGCCTCCGAGCGCCTCGTCGGCGTCATCGCCTTCGCCGACGCCCTGCGCCCCGAAGCGGCGAACGCCGTCAAAGCGCTCAAACGACTCGGCATCGCGCATATCGCCATGATCACGGGCGACAATCAGGCCGTCGCCGAGGCCATCGGGCGCGAAGCCGGCGTCGACGCCGTCTATGCCAGCCAGCTGCCCGAGGAAAAAATGCAGGTGCTCGACCGGCTCCATGAAACGTATGGGGCCGTCGCGATGGTGGGCGACGGCGTCAACGACGCGCCGGCGCTCGCCAAGGCGTCGATGGGCATCGCGATGGGCGCCATCGGCACCGACGTCGCCCTGGAGACCGCCGACGTCGTGCTCATGGGCGACGACCTCATGCTGCTCCCCTACCTCGTGGAACTGAGCCGGAAGGCGCGCCAAACGCTCTACGTCAACCTGGGCTTCGCGCTCTTCATGATCATCGTGATGATCATCTCGATCCTCACCATCGAACTTCCCCTCCCCCTCGCCGTGATCGGCCACGAAGGCAGCACCGTGCTCGTTTCGCTCAACGGGCTCCGGCTGCTGGCGTTCAAGGGTTCAAGGTTTGAGGTTTAG
- a CDS encoding 6-bladed beta-propeller: MNRRSFVQQAAALAGTAFVAPNIIVKNPLDGEIIGHGDFKYRVQKTWGDLDPGSTPVKNCHEMVMDSKKRLIMITDETKNNILIYDKSGKLLDSWGSEYPGGHGLTLWDAGGEEFLFLTDPGLGLVAKTTLDGRVLLKIEHPKAIGQYGEEDPFRPTETAIGPNGDIYVADGYGSQYILQYTKDGEFIRKFGGKGDGADQFSTAHGVCVDTRDPANPSLICTSRAHNAFKRFSLDGQYQSTLFLPGAFVCRAVIAGDHLYSGVCWSRLKYLNQTDRSGFVTILDKNDRVVSNPGGTPPVYREGELQLMVQDLPIFFHCHDVCIDDDENIYVCQWNAEKTYPIKLERV; the protein is encoded by the coding sequence ATGAATCGTCGTTCGTTCGTTCAGCAGGCGGCCGCGCTGGCCGGCACCGCCTTCGTCGCCCCGAACATCATCGTCAAAAATCCGCTCGACGGCGAGATCATCGGGCACGGCGATTTCAAGTACCGCGTGCAGAAGACCTGGGGGGATCTCGATCCGGGCAGCACGCCGGTGAAGAATTGCCACGAGATGGTGATGGACTCGAAGAAGCGTCTCATCATGATCACGGACGAGACGAAGAACAACATCCTCATCTACGACAAGTCGGGGAAGCTCCTCGATTCGTGGGGCTCGGAATACCCGGGCGGCCACGGCCTGACGCTGTGGGACGCCGGCGGTGAGGAGTTTCTCTTTCTGACGGACCCCGGGCTGGGCCTCGTCGCCAAGACGACCCTCGATGGCCGCGTCCTGCTCAAGATCGAGCACCCGAAGGCGATCGGCCAGTACGGCGAAGAGGATCCGTTCCGCCCGACCGAAACGGCCATCGGGCCGAACGGCGACATCTATGTGGCGGATGGATACGGTTCGCAGTACATCCTGCAGTACACGAAAGACGGCGAATTCATCCGGAAATTTGGCGGGAAGGGCGACGGCGCGGATCAGTTCTCGACGGCGCACGGCGTCTGCGTCGATACCCGCGATCCGGCAAACCCCTCGCTGATCTGTACGTCACGGGCGCACAACGCCTTCAAGCGGTTCTCGCTCGACGGGCAGTATCAGTCGACCCTCTTCCTCCCGGGCGCCTTCGTCTGCCGCGCCGTCATCGCCGGCGATCACCTGTATTCCGGCGTCTGCTGGTCGCGCCTCAAATACCTCAACCAGACCGATCGCTCGGGCTTCGTCACGATTCTGGATAAAAACGACCGCGTGGTCTCCAACCCGGGCGGTACCCCGCCCGTCTACCGCGAAGGCGAGCTCCAGCTCATGGTTCAGGATCTGCCCATCTTCTTCCATTGCCACGACGTGTGCATCGACGACGACGAGAACATCTACGTCTGCCAGTGGAATGCCGAAAAAACCTATCCGATCAAGCTGGAAAGGGTTTAA